One segment of Panicum virgatum strain AP13 chromosome 1K, P.virgatum_v5, whole genome shotgun sequence DNA contains the following:
- the LOC120646185 gene encoding 60S ribosomal protein L23 yields the protein MSKRGRGGSAGNKFRMSLGLPVAATVNCADNTGAKNLYIISVKGIKGRLNRLPSACVGDMVMATVKKGKPDLRKKVMPAVIVRQRKPWRRKDGVYMYFEDNAGVIVNPKGEMKGSAITGPIGKECADLWPRIASAANAIV from the exons ATGTCGAAGCGAG GCCGCGGAGGTTCTGCTGGTAACAAGTTCCGGATGTCACTGGGTCTACCAGTGGCAGCCACTGTGAACTGTGCTGATAACACTGGAGCCAAGAACCTGTATATCATTTCAGTGAAGGGAATCAAAGGGCGCCTTAACAGGCTTCCTTCTGCCTGTGTTGGTGACATGGTTATGGCAACTGTGAAGAAGGGAAAGCCTGACCTCAGGAAGAAGGTGATGCCAGCTGTCATTGTGAGGCAGCGCAAGCCATGGCGCCGAAAGGATGGTGTCTACATGTACTTTGAAG ACAATGCTGGAGTGATTGTGAACCCAAAGGGAGAGATGAAAG GTTCTGCCATCACTGGACCTATCGGAAAGGAGTGTGCTGATCTGTGGCCCAGGATTGCTAGTGCGGCAAATGCGATCGTCTAA